Proteins found in one Xenopus laevis strain J_2021 chromosome 1L, Xenopus_laevis_v10.1, whole genome shotgun sequence genomic segment:
- the sgtb.L gene encoding small glutamine rich tetratricopeptide repeat co-chaperone beta L homeolog, translating to MSSIKQRLVYSVVQFLREQSQQEVCSPDEQESLEVAVQCLETVFKICPEDKHLAVSQPLEDIFSQVVKDDDLTQTNKISPSSLSAAEKAEQLKDEGNGLMKEQNYEAAVDCYSQAIELDPNNAVYYCNRAAAQSQRGKHSEAITDCEKAISIDAKYSKAYGRMGRALVAMSRYKEAFESYQKALDLDPENESYRMNLKLAEQKLRQIPSPISSEWGFDMASLMNNPAFVSMAASLMRDPQVQQLMSGMMSNAANGPAAGVGGLTDLSSLIQAGQQFAQQIQQQNPDLIQQLRNHVRSRSFSGTTEEHS from the exons ATGTCATCCATCAAGCAGCGCCTGGTATACTCAGTGGTCCAGTTCCTGAGAGAGCAGAGTCAGCAGGAAGTGTGCTCACCAGATGAGCAAGAGAGCctggaag TTGCAGTGCAATGCCTGGAGACTGTTTTTAAGATCTGCCCTGAAGATAAGCATCTTGCAGTGTCACAACCATTGGAAGACATTTTCTCACAAGTAGTTAAG GATGATGACCTGACACAAACCAACAAGATCTCTCCATCATCACTATCAGCTGCAGAAAAGGCTGAACAGTTAAAGGATGAAG GTAATGGTTTGATGAAGGAGCAGAACTATGAGGCGGCTGTAGACTGCTACTCACAGGCTATAGAACTGGATCCCAACAATGCAGTCTATTACTGTAACAG AGCAGCAGCCCAGAGTCAGAGGGGAAAGCACAGTGAAGCCATAACAGACTGTGAGAAAGCCATATCCATTGATGCCAAGTACAGCAAAGCCTATGGAAGAATGGG GCGTGCATTGGTGGCCATGTCTAGGTACAAAGAAGCTTTTGAAAGCTACCAGAAAGCCCTGGATCTCGATCCTGAAAATGAATCATACAGAATGAATTTGAAACTAGCGGAACAGAAACTGAGGCAGATCCCAAGCCCT ATAAGCTCTGAATGGGGCTTTGATATGGCCAGCCTGATGAACAACCCCGCATTCGTCAGCATG GCAGCCAGCTTGATGCGGGATCCCCAAGTACAACAGCT GATGTCTGGCATGATGTCAAATGCAGCAAACGGCCCAGCTGCGGGTGTTGGAGGGTTAACAGACCTCTCAAGTCTAATCCAAGC TGGGCAGCAGTTTGCTCAGCAGATCCAGCAGCAGAATCCAGATCTAATACAGCAACTGAGGAATCACGTTCGGAGCAGGTCATTTAGCGGCACGACGGAGGAGCATTCTTGA
- the sgtb.L gene encoding small glutamine rich tetratricopeptide repeat co-chaperone beta L homeolog isoform X2, producing the protein MSSIKQRLVYSVVQFLREQSQQEVCSPDEQESLEVAVQCLETVFKICPEDKHLAVSQPLEDIFSQVVKDDDLTQTNKISPSSLSAAEKAEQLKDEGNGLMKEQNYEAAVDCYSQAIELDPNNAVYYCNRAAAQSQRGKHSEAITDCEKAISIDAKYSKAYGRMGRALVAMSRYKEAFESYQKALDLDPENESYRMNLKLAEQKLRQIPSPISSEWGFDMASLMNNPAFVSMAASLMRDPQVQQLGQQFAQQIQQQNPDLIQQLRNHVRSRSFSGTTEEHS; encoded by the exons ATGTCATCCATCAAGCAGCGCCTGGTATACTCAGTGGTCCAGTTCCTGAGAGAGCAGAGTCAGCAGGAAGTGTGCTCACCAGATGAGCAAGAGAGCctggaag TTGCAGTGCAATGCCTGGAGACTGTTTTTAAGATCTGCCCTGAAGATAAGCATCTTGCAGTGTCACAACCATTGGAAGACATTTTCTCACAAGTAGTTAAG GATGATGACCTGACACAAACCAACAAGATCTCTCCATCATCACTATCAGCTGCAGAAAAGGCTGAACAGTTAAAGGATGAAG GTAATGGTTTGATGAAGGAGCAGAACTATGAGGCGGCTGTAGACTGCTACTCACAGGCTATAGAACTGGATCCCAACAATGCAGTCTATTACTGTAACAG AGCAGCAGCCCAGAGTCAGAGGGGAAAGCACAGTGAAGCCATAACAGACTGTGAGAAAGCCATATCCATTGATGCCAAGTACAGCAAAGCCTATGGAAGAATGGG GCGTGCATTGGTGGCCATGTCTAGGTACAAAGAAGCTTTTGAAAGCTACCAGAAAGCCCTGGATCTCGATCCTGAAAATGAATCATACAGAATGAATTTGAAACTAGCGGAACAGAAACTGAGGCAGATCCCAAGCCCT ATAAGCTCTGAATGGGGCTTTGATATGGCCAGCCTGATGAACAACCCCGCATTCGTCAGCATG GCAGCCAGCTTGATGCGGGATCCCCAAGTACAACAGCT TGGGCAGCAGTTTGCTCAGCAGATCCAGCAGCAGAATCCAGATCTAATACAGCAACTGAGGAATCACGTTCGGAGCAGGTCATTTAGCGGCACGACGGAGGAGCATTCTTGA
- the sgtb.L gene encoding small glutamine rich tetratricopeptide repeat co-chaperone beta L homeolog isoform X1 has translation MSSIKQRLVYSVVQFLREQSQQEVCSPDEQESLEVAVQCLETVFKICPEDKHLAVSQPLEDIFSQVVKDDDLTQTNKISPSSLSAAEKAEQLKDEGNGLMKEQNYEAAVDCYSQAIELDPNNAVYYCNRAAAQSQRGKHSEAITDCEKAISIDAKYSKAYGRMGRALVAMSRYKEAFESYQKALDLDPENESYRMNLKLAEQKLRQIPSPISSEWGFDMASLMNNPAFVSMAASLMRDPQVQQLGFVHCRMSGMMSNAANGPAAGVGGLTDLSSLIQAGQQFAQQIQQQNPDLIQQLRNHVRSRSFSGTTEEHS, from the exons ATGTCATCCATCAAGCAGCGCCTGGTATACTCAGTGGTCCAGTTCCTGAGAGAGCAGAGTCAGCAGGAAGTGTGCTCACCAGATGAGCAAGAGAGCctggaag TTGCAGTGCAATGCCTGGAGACTGTTTTTAAGATCTGCCCTGAAGATAAGCATCTTGCAGTGTCACAACCATTGGAAGACATTTTCTCACAAGTAGTTAAG GATGATGACCTGACACAAACCAACAAGATCTCTCCATCATCACTATCAGCTGCAGAAAAGGCTGAACAGTTAAAGGATGAAG GTAATGGTTTGATGAAGGAGCAGAACTATGAGGCGGCTGTAGACTGCTACTCACAGGCTATAGAACTGGATCCCAACAATGCAGTCTATTACTGTAACAG AGCAGCAGCCCAGAGTCAGAGGGGAAAGCACAGTGAAGCCATAACAGACTGTGAGAAAGCCATATCCATTGATGCCAAGTACAGCAAAGCCTATGGAAGAATGGG GCGTGCATTGGTGGCCATGTCTAGGTACAAAGAAGCTTTTGAAAGCTACCAGAAAGCCCTGGATCTCGATCCTGAAAATGAATCATACAGAATGAATTTGAAACTAGCGGAACAGAAACTGAGGCAGATCCCAAGCCCT ATAAGCTCTGAATGGGGCTTTGATATGGCCAGCCTGATGAACAACCCCGCATTCGTCAGCATG GCAGCCAGCTTGATGCGGGATCCCCAAGTACAACAGCT GGGGTTTGTGCATTGCAGGATGTCTGGCATGATGTCAAATGCAGCAAACGGCCCAGCTGCGGGTGTTGGAGGGTTAACAGACCTCTCAAGTCTAATCCAAGC TGGGCAGCAGTTTGCTCAGCAGATCCAGCAGCAGAATCCAGATCTAATACAGCAACTGAGGAATCACGTTCGGAGCAGGTCATTTAGCGGCACGACGGAGGAGCATTCTTGA